In one window of Ovis aries strain OAR_USU_Benz2616 breed Rambouillet chromosome 3, ARS-UI_Ramb_v3.0, whole genome shotgun sequence DNA:
- the BMP10 gene encoding bone morphogenetic protein 10, with product MGSVVLQLCTLSCLLLHAVSGNPIMSLEQSPLEEDMPLFDDVFSEQDGVDFNTLLQSMKNEFLKTLNLSDIPMQDSAKVDPPEYMLELYNKFATDRTSMPSANIIRSFKNEDLFSQPASFNGLRKYPLLFNVSIPHHEDIIMAELRLYTLVQRDRLIYEGVDRKITIFEVLESKEDHEGERSMLVLVSGEIYGTNSEWETFDVTDAIRHWQKSGSSTHQLEVHIESKHETEDTLGKGQLEIDTSAQNKHEPLLVVFSDDQSSEKERKEELDEMIAHEQFPEMDNLDLDGYSNGPGEEALLQMRSNIIYDSTARIRRNAKGNYCKRTPLYIDFKEIGWDSWIIAPPGYEAYECRGVCNYPLAEHLTPTKHAIIQALVHLKNSQKASKACCVPTKLEPISILYLDKGVVTYKFKYEGMAVSECGCR from the exons ATGGGTTCCGTGGTCCTGCAGCTGTGCACTCTCTCCTGCCTGCTGCTTCACGCGGTTTCTGGCAACCCTATCATGAGTCTGGAGCAGTCGCCCCTGGAAGAAGACATGCCCCTCTTCGATGATGTCTTCTCAGAGCAAGATGGTGTGGACTTCAACACACTGCTACAGAGCATGAAGAACGAGTTTCTCAAGACATTGAACCTGTCTGACATCCCCATGCAGGACTCGGCCAAGGTTGACCCACCAGAGTACATGCTGGAGCTCTACAACAAATTCGCGACAGATCGCACCTCCATGCCATCCGCCAACATCATCAGGAGTTTCAAGAATGAGG ATCTGTTTTCCCAACCAGCCAGTTTTAACGGACTCCGAAAATACCCTCTCCTCTTCAATGTATCCATCCCTCACCATGAAGACATCATCATGGCTGAGCTCAGGTTGTACACCCTGGTGCAAAGAGACCGACTTATATATGAAGGAGTGGACCGGAAAATCACCATTTTTGAAGTACTTGAGAGCAAAGAGGACCACGAAGGGGAAAGAAGCATGCTGGTCTTAGTGTCAGGGGAGATCTACGGAACCAACAGTGAGTGGGAGACTTTTGATGTCACTGATGCCATCAGGCATTGGCAAAAGTCAGGCTCATCCACCCACCAGCTGGAGGTCCACATTGAGAGCAAACACGAAACAGAGGACACACTTGGCAAGGGACAACTGGAAATAGATACTAGTGCCCAGAATAAGCATGAACCTTTGCTTGTCGTGTTTTCTGATGACCAAAGCAGTGAGAAGGAGCGGAAAGAGGAACTGGATGAAATGATCGCTCACGAGCAATTCCCAGAGATGGACAACCTGGATTTGGACGGTTATTCCAACGGACCTGGGGAAGAGGCTTTGCTGCAGATGAGGTCAAATATCATCTATGACTCCACTGCCCGCATCAGAAGGAATGCAAAAGGAAACTACTGCAAGAGGACCCCGCTCTACATCGACTTCAAGGAGATTGGCTGGGACTCTTGGATCATCGCTCCACCTGGATATGAAGCCTATGAATGTCGTGGTGTTTGCAACTACCCCCTGGCAGAGCATCTCACCCCTACAAAGCATGCGATTATCCAGGCCTTGGTCCACCTCAAGAATTCCCAGAAGGCTTCCAAAGCCTGCTGTGTGCCCACCAAGCTCGAGCCCATCTCCATCCTCTATTTAGATAAGGGCGTCGTTACCTACAAGTTTAAATATGAGGGCATGGCTGTCTCTGAATGTGGCTGTAGATAG